The sequence GGCGCTGTCGCGCGCCCGCGCCGCGGCCGTGGTGGCGGCGCTGGTCAAGCAATACGGCGTGTCCGCCGGCCGGCTGAACCCGGCGGGCGTCGGCCCGCTGGCGCCGGTGGCGCCGAACGACAGCGACGACGGCCGGGCCAGGAACCGCCGGGTCGAGCTGATCCCGCAATAGCCGCGAGCCGCCGCGGCGCCTTCCGCTTGTCTCTCCCCGGGCGCCGCCCTATCGTGCGGCGCCTTTCGTCCAGGAGACCGAGCGGATCATGCCACGCCACGCCGCCGTCATCGTCGCCGCCGGAACCGGCGAGCGGTTCGGCGGCTCCCTGCCCAAGCAGTACCGCCCGCTGGCCGGCAGCACCGTGCTGCGCCGGTCGGTCGAGGCGTTCCGCGCCACCGGCCGGTTCGACGACATCGTCGTGGTGATCCGCGACGAGCACCGGCCGCTCTACGACGCCGCGACCGAGGACCTCGGCCTGCCCGAGCCGGTGACCGGCGGCGCCACCCGGCAGGACAGCGTCCGCGCGGCGCTGGAGTGGCTGGAGACCCGCGCCCCCGACCGGGTGCTGGTGCATGACGCGGCGCGGCCGCTGGTCGACCGCGCCACCATCGACCGGGTGCTGGATGCGCTGGACGACGCCGAGGCGGCGATCGCCGCGGTGCCGGTGGTGGACACGATCAAGCGGGCGGACGCCGGCATCGCCGCCGGCACGGTCGACCGCAGCGGCCTGTGGCAGGCGCAGACCCCGCAGGGCTTCCGTTTTCCGGCCTTGCTCGCCGCCCACCGCGCCGCCGCCGGCGAGGCGCTGACCGACGACGCCGCGGTGGCGGAGCGCCAGGGCATCGCGGTGCGCCTGGTCGAAGGCCATGTCGACAACTTCAAGATCACCACGGAGGCGGATCTGACCCGCGCGGAACGACTGCTCGGCGGCGCTGCCGACATCCGGACCGGCACCGGCTTCGACGTGCATCGCCTGATCCCGGGCGACGCCGTCATCCTGTGCGGCATCCGCATCCCCCACGGATTCAAGCTGGAGGGCCATTCCGACGCCGATGTCGGGCTGCACGCCCTGACCGACGCGCTGCTGGGGGCCATCGGCGCCGGCGACATCGGCCAGCACTTCCCGCCCTCGGACGAGCGCTGGCGCGGCGCCGATTCCGCCGCCTTCCTGGCCCATGCCGCCGAGCTGGTGCGGGCTCGCGGCACCATCCTCAACGTCGACGTGACGCTGCTGTGCGAACGGCCGAAGGTCGGCCCGCACCGCGCCGCCATGGTGGTCCGGATCGCCGAGATCCTGCGGATCGACGCCGAGCGGGTCAGCGTCAAGGCGACCACGACCGAGCGGCTCGGCTTCACCGGCCGCGAGGAGGGCATCGCCGCCCAGGCCTCGGCGAGCGTACGGATCGAGCGCTGATGCCGTTCCGGCCGCTCCCGCCCGGCTGTACCTTCTGGCAGCCCACAACGCTGCTGGCGACGATGGGCGGGATCGGGCTGATCCGGGTGGCCTCCGGCACCTGGGGGTCGCTCGCCGCCCTGCCCCTCGCCTGGCTGCTGTGGCGGCTGGGCGGACCGGTGGCGGTGGTGGCCGCCGGCGTCGCCATCGGCCTGGCCGGAGTCTGGGCGGCCGGCGCCGTCTGCCGCGGCGGCGAGGCGGATTCGAGCGCGATCGTGGTCGACGAGGTGGCCGGCCAGCTGCTGGCTCTGGCCCCAGTCGCCGGCGTACTGTGGCTGTACCCCCTCGCCTTCGTGCTGTTCCGGCTGCTCGACATCGCCAAGCCCTGGCCGATCTCCTGGCTGGACCGCGAGCTCGGCGGCGGCTGGGGCGTGATGATGGACGACA comes from Inquilinus sp. Marseille-Q2685 and encodes:
- a CDS encoding bifunctional 2-C-methyl-D-erythritol 4-phosphate cytidylyltransferase/2-C-methyl-D-erythritol 2,4-cyclodiphosphate synthase, producing the protein MPRHAAVIVAAGTGERFGGSLPKQYRPLAGSTVLRRSVEAFRATGRFDDIVVVIRDEHRPLYDAATEDLGLPEPVTGGATRQDSVRAALEWLETRAPDRVLVHDAARPLVDRATIDRVLDALDDAEAAIAAVPVVDTIKRADAGIAAGTVDRSGLWQAQTPQGFRFPALLAAHRAAAGEALTDDAAVAERQGIAVRLVEGHVDNFKITTEADLTRAERLLGGAADIRTGTGFDVHRLIPGDAVILCGIRIPHGFKLEGHSDADVGLHALTDALLGAIGAGDIGQHFPPSDERWRGADSAAFLAHAAELVRARGTILNVDVTLLCERPKVGPHRAAMVVRIAEILRIDAERVSVKATTTERLGFTGREEGIAAQASASVRIER
- a CDS encoding phosphatidylglycerophosphatase A → MPFRPLPPGCTFWQPTTLLATMGGIGLIRVASGTWGSLAALPLAWLLWRLGGPVAVVAAGVAIGLAGVWAAGAVCRGGEADSSAIVVDEVAGQLLALAPVAGVLWLYPLAFVLFRLLDIAKPWPISWLDRELGGGWGVMMDDIAAGVAVAAAGAAVLAGGLA